One region of Paenibacillus hamazuiensis genomic DNA includes:
- a CDS encoding spore coat protein: MNTILEHLTGMHVMTDQVIAMDLLISAKSGVRNYAAAVTEVGTPEVKAVLMKHLDEVIDMHEQITMYLMEKGFYHPWNPQEQLQLDLQNMQTALSLPS, from the coding sequence ATGAACACGATTTTGGAGCACTTGACCGGAATGCACGTAATGACCGACCAGGTCATCGCCATGGATTTGCTGATCTCCGCCAAGTCAGGGGTTCGCAATTACGCCGCAGCGGTCACGGAAGTCGGCACGCCGGAGGTTAAGGCGGTGCTGATGAAGCATTTGGACGAGGTGATCGACATGCACGAGCAGATCACCATGTATTTGATGGAGAAGGGGTTTTACCATCCGTGGAACCCGCAGGAGCAGCTGCAGCTTGATCTGCAGAACATGCAAACGGCGCTAAGCCTGCCGTCTTGA